From Vanrija pseudolonga chromosome 1, complete sequence, a single genomic window includes:
- the UMAG_10204 gene encoding putative hydrolase, which yields MPETPLTLKPAASAPATPKPTPTRAALKPWDFEYIPAKDGRDANLLIMFHGLGDTKAAFAGLARQLSLPSTAVISLQAPNPVPLMDTPSWSWYNTFDPMFNPLPNPDPSPTVAPLRALLAQLVGLGWRLPQIHLFGWAQGGTMALELALSVGRESVDVQLESGETVSGKRLGSVVSVCAGLESFPTGENKAATPALWFTRADPRSVVGQRAEAALRKGFVHLEVVRGDAARGQDMPRSTAEWTGIMRFWGQVLARGDEGWKGQGDVYEVVKS from the exons ATGCCCGAAACACCCCTCACGCTCAAGCCTGCCGCCTCAGCCCCGGCCACGCCGaagcccacccccacccgcgCAGCCCTCAAGCCGTGGGACTTTGAGTACATCCCCGCCAAGGACGGGCGGGACGCCAACCTCCTCATCATGTTCCACGGGCTCGGGGACACCAAGGCTGCGTTCGCGGGGCTCGCGAGGCAGCTGTCTCTGCCGTCGACTGCTGTGATCTCGCTTCAGGCGCCGAACCC CGTCCCGCTCATGGACACCCCCTCTTGGAGCTGGTACAACACCTTTGACCCGATGTTCAACCCCCTCCCAAACCCCGACCCGAGCCCAACAGTCGCACccctccgcgcgctcctcgcgcagctcgtcgggctGGGGTGGCGCCTGCCCCAGATCCACCTGTTCGGCTGGGCACAGGGCGGGACgatggcgctcgagctcgcgctcagcGTCGGACGGGAAAGCGTCGACGTGCAGCTTGAGAGCGGAGAAACCGTGTCCGGCAAGCGGTTGGGATCAGTCGTCTCCGTGTGTGCTGGCCTCGAGAGCTTCCCCACCGGCGAGAACaaggccgcgacgcccgccctGTGGTTCACGCGGGCCGACCCCCGCTCGGTTGTggggcagcgcgccgaggctgcgctGAGAAAGGGCTTTGTGCATCTCGAAGTCGTGCGTGGCGACGCGGCCAGAGGACAGGACATGCCCCGCAGTACTGCCGAGTGGACCGGCATCATGCGCTTCTGGGGCCAGGTGCTCGCGCGGGGAGACGAGGGCTGGAAGGGACAAGGCGACGTCTACGAGGTGGTCAAGAGCTAG
- the treh gene encoding Trehalase, protein MSLWILVLFAHLVLAQGPGGAFGPGPAIISSGQLTPVASPTNSPTTPAGTTTTTPVSTAVPSASVAPGTPVPGQGVYPPPQWWCADGAPYCPGPLLQDVQLARVFPDSKTFVDKPTLHALNDTLAAWNAIGGNVTVGAVETFVADNFKGEGLELEQVAIQGFNPTPAILNNVSDPIYRAFVSTVHSYWELLIRQTNESALCQAGAGACASSLIPLNHTIVVPGGRYRELYYWDSFWIITGLLESELYGYAWNLLQNFMDLIEVYGFLPNGGRKYYLNRSQPPVFTQMVDAYVKVTGNVTVLQRALPLLERELKWFRTNRTIEVTSPWTNKTHRVAHYNVNNSAPRPEGYVEDWTTAFGASPPLNESQRSELYAELATGAESGWDYSSRWCKQPLLNVSDNNQALRTLNIRAIVPVDLNALLAGNHQLLANLYTVYGATLESKPGNATNQTLAKRQANDTASVNPTNTTNPYGARIEHHLHMAASYKAAVLDLHWDPTKAFFYDFNTTSDARSPVYSMAGWWPLWQNITPPEVTRGNETAALGIVSGTRYLLGQYAGVPSVATLLYTGLNWDFPNAWPPHLYTTIKAFETLSRVLPNASVLANLTIPYSGVTSGQLGVNESEIQPQPATVVGNSSLSVQASRNASWPRALAIEYANRYLAAAFCSWYSTGGSLPGVLAQLPLADLNATGTYTAGTTGKMFEKFNVTDPDAAGGGGEYTVVTGFGWTNGVVLWAAAAYGRYIGPPSCPLIPILGATNSTNSTGTPGNSTSTNSTATFPQHKFYGFRVPRALRS, encoded by the exons ATGTCGCTGTGgatcctcgtcctcttcgcgCATCTCGTCCTAGCCCAGgggccgggcggcgcgtTCGGTCCCGGGCCAGCCATCATATCCAGCGGCCAGCTCACGCCAGTGGCGAGCCCTACGAATAGCCCTacgacgccggccggcacgacgacgacgacacccGTGTCCACTGCTGTACCGTCGGCTTCGGTTGCGCCTGGTACCCCCGTTCCGGGCCAAGGAGTCTACCCACCCCCGCAGT GGTGGtgtgccgacggcgcgccgtaCTGCCCCGGTCCGCTCCTCCAGGAtgtgcagctcgcgcgcgtcttCCCAGACAGCAAGACGTTTGTCGACAAG CCCACGCTCCACGCGCTCAACGACACCCTCGCGGCGTGGAACGCGATCGGTGGCAACGTGActgtcggcgcggtcgagacGTTCGTGGCGGACAACTTCAAgggcgagggcctcgagctcgaacAGGTCGCGATTCAAGGCTTCAACCCCACGCCTGCAATCCTCAACAACGTGTCTGACCCCATCTATCGCGCCTTCGTGTCCACAGTGCACAGCTACTGGGAGCTGCTTATCCGGCAGACGAACGAGTCGGCGCTGTGCcaggcgggcgcgggcgcgtgcgcctcgtcccTCATCCCGCTCAACCACACCATCGTCGTGCCCGGCGGGCGCTATCGCGAGCTGTACTACTGGGACAGCTTCTGGATCATCACTGGCCTCCTCGAGTCCGAGCTGTACGGGTACGCGTGGAACCTGCTCCAGAACTTTATGGACCTGATCGAGGTGTACGGCTTCCTGCCCAACGGCGGGCGCAAGTACTACCTCAACCGGTCCCAGCCGCCCGTGTTCACGCAGATGGTCGACGCGTACGTCAAGGTGACGGGCAATGTGACTGTGCTGCAGAGGGCGCTGCCGCTcctcgag cgcgagctcaagTGGTTCAGGACGAACCGCACGATCGAGGTCACCTCGCCTTGGACCAACAAGACGCACCGCGTTGCGCACTACAACGTGAACAACTCGGCGCCCAGGCCAGAGGGCTACGTTGAAGACTGGACGACGGCGTTTGGCGCTTCCCCGCCGCTCAACGAGTCGCAGCGTAGCGAGCTCTACGCCGAGCTGGCtaccggcgccgagtcgggctGGGACTACTCGTCCCGATGGTGCAAGCAGCCACTGTTAAACGTCAGCGACAATAACCAGGCCCTGAGGACGCTCAATATCCGCGCCATCGTGCCCGTCGACCTTAATGCGCTGTTGGCTGGCAACCACCAGCTT CTTGCGAATCTGTATACAGTCTACGGGGCCACTCTGGAGTCCAAGCCAGGCAATGCGACCAACCAGAccctcgccaagcgccaAGCCAACGACACGGCCAGCGTCAACCCTACCAATACCACCAACCCGTACGGCGCGAGGATCGAGCACCACCTCCACATGGCGGCGAGCTACAAGGCTGCAGTGCTCGACCTGCACTGGGACCCAACCAAGGCCTTCTTCTACGACTTCAACACGACGTCCgacgcccgctcgcccgtgTACTCGAtggcggggtggtggccgcTGTGGCAGAACATCACTCCGCCGGAAGTCACCCGCGGCAACGAgaccgccgcgctcggcatcgtcaGCGGGACACGTTACCTTCTGGGGCAGTACGCCGGGGTACCCAGCGTTGCGACGCTGCTGTACACCGGGCTCAACTGGGACTTTCCCAACGCGTGGCCTCCGCACCTGTACACGACGATCAAGGCGTTCGAGACGCTCAGCCGGGTGCTCCCGAACGCGAGTGTCCTGGCCAACCTCACGATCCCGTACAGCGGCGTCACGTctggccagctcggcgtcaacgaGTCAGAGATccagccccagcccgccaccgtcgtcggcaactCGTCCCTCTCGGTCCAAGCTTCGCGCAACGCATCGTGGCCGCGCGCCCTGGCAATCGAGTATGCGAACCGATACCTTGCGGCAGCCTTCTGCTCATGGTACTCGACGGGAGGGAGTCTCCCGGGCGTGCTGGCCCAGCTGCCCCTCGCGGACCTGAACGCGACGGGAACCTACACGGCCGGGACGACCGGCAAGATGTTTGAAAAGTTCAACGTCACCGACCCGGACGCCgcaggcggtggtggagagtACACTGTCGTGACGGGATTCGGGTGGACGAACGGCGTGGTCCTGTGGGCTGCGGCAGCGTACGGGCGGTACATTGGCCCTCCGTCGTGTCCCCTCATTCCTATTCTCGGCGCTACCAATTCGACCAATTCGACCGGCACCCCGGGcaacagcaccagcaccaacaGCACTGCCACATTCCCGCAGCACAAGTTTTACGGTTTCCGTGTTCCGCGTGCTCTGCGCTCGTGA
- the RRP7A gene encoding Ribosomal RNA-processing protein 7 A, protein MAKKSRASTGSAAAAVTASPKSKARQTTYNGFVALPLSVSSPVPIASSSKSPEHYLFVRAHTPKASASDAERERAERTLFVANVPVDLGTQAVRTLFGKWGVVEDVVLPEVVGDALEAAVRGLPDSDDEEDEDDDDEEGEKADDDGWTTVGKNGEFLGTGEKAPRSRRTRRKVAELPASVPTVVPLPDLSPRGTSFGVSGSRVAHVVFLDAVSVSRVLAYAGGALPAGDKSAEPTGLAFFEAQYDALRPSLVAVREHADSAMARYDHLHSLLLSSRARKHGAGALVDEEGFTVVVRGGRYGRTAGRGGDPGGAGVGVAARGFAKTAANKPKGKGAGELTDFYKFQAVDRKRQELAAMRARFADDQKKVEELKKSRRFKPY, encoded by the exons ATGGCCAAGAAGTCGCGCGCATCAACAGGCTCAGCGGCCGCGGCTGTAACCGCCTCGCCAAAATCCAAGGCCAGGCAGACGACGTACAATGGCTTCGTCGCGCTCCCGCtctccgtctcgtcgccggtACCGATCGCATCGAGCTCCAAGTCGCCAGAGCACTACCTCTTCGTGCGGGCGCACACGCCCAAGGCGTCCGCCAGCgacgcggagcgcgagcgcgccgagcggacCCTGTTCGTCGCCAACGTCCCCGTCGACCTTGGCACGCAGGCCGTCCGCACGCTGTTCGGCAAGTGGGGCgtggtcgaggacgtcgtcctccccgAGGTTGTCGgtgacgcgctcgaggccgccgtgcgcgggCTGCCGgactccgacgacgaggaggacgaggacgacgacgatgaggagggagagaaggccgacgacgacggctggaCAACCGTAGGCAAGAACGGCGAGTTcctcggcacgggcgagaaggcgccccgctcgcggcggacacggcgcaaggtcgccgagctgcccgcGAGTGTGCCGACCGTCGTGCCCCTCCCGGACCTCAGTCCGAGGGGGACGAGCTTCGGCGTGTCGGGTTCGCGCGTGGCGCACGTCGTgttcctcgacgccgtgtccgTGTCCCGCGTGCTGGCgtacgctggcggcgcgttGCCAGCGGGCGATaagagcgccgagccgaccgGGCTGGCGTTCTTCGAGGCGCAGTACGACGCGCTCCGCCCCTCGCTCGTGGCCGTGCGCGAGCACGCTGACTCGGCAATGGCGCGGTACGACCACCTGCACTCGCTCCTCctgtcctcgcgcgcgcgcaagcacggcgccggcgcgctcgtcgacgaggagggcttCACCGTcgtggtgcgcggcgggcggtaCGGGCGCActgccggccgcggcggcgaccccggcggcgcgggcgtcggcgtcgcggcgcgcgggttCGCAAAGACGGCAGCCAACaagcccaagggcaagggcgcgggcgagctcACGGATTTCTACAAGTTCCAAGCGGTCGACCGCAAGCGCCAGG AACTCGCGGCCATGCGTGCGCGCTTTGCAGACGACcagaagaaggtcgaggagctcaagaagTCGCGCCGCTTCAAGCCCTACTAG
- the SPAC23H3.12c gene encoding putative protein: MSLKAARPFRILALPLVRLPHGALRVSAPASAASAATSGNSSASASAGAGASASSSASASASSTEASTAASASAAAVAARETPLILYHVQQPAPPASDGPPPLYQRALDRASNEWLKLGKKKEGSWMRWFFDKGEGLMDRIEYEEWSLKAIHEGQGIKIDKASGKPVGDGKVTLLRPGGPAATALGLPPLLPKLHRTLLHRIPYHKKMMRRFIFATPLTWPFAIIPIIPNFPLFYVLWRAWSHYKAWRGATYVEALLKGGVITEEDSEVLGKIYTAAAEAKGAEPKGAGEAADTVPYPGLMVTKAQIPALVAEFELSESEVVDVARAIEQADHRAKDAEKKLNDEAKEKK, translated from the exons ATGTCGCTCAAGGCTGCCCGCCCGTTCCGcatcctcgcgctgccgctggtgcGCCTCCcgcacggcgcgctgcgggtgtcggcgccagcgagcgctGCGAGTGCCGCCACGAGCGGTaactcgtcggcgagcgctagtgctggcgccggcgccagcgccagctcatcggcttcggcgtcggcatcaaGCACCGaggccagcaccgccgcctccgcctccgccgccgccgtcgcggcccgCGAAACCCCCCTAATCCTCTACCACGTGCAACAGCCGGCCCCGCCAGCGTCGGacggcccgccgccactgtaccagcgcgcgctggaccGCGCGTCCAACGAGTggctcaagctcggcaagaagaaggagggcagCTGGATGCGCTGGTTCTtcgacaagggcgagggccTCATGGACCGCATCGAGTACGAGGAGTGGAGCCTCAAGGCCATCCACGAGGGGCAGGGGATCAAGATTGACAAGGCGAGCGGCAAGCCCGTGGGCGATGGCAAG GTGACCCTCCTTCGACCTGGCGGaccggcagcgacggcgctgggcctgccgccgctcctGCCCAAACTGCACCGCACGCTGCTCCACCGCATCCCGTACCACAAGAAGATGATGCGGCGGTTCATCTTTGC CACCCCGCTCACCTGGCCGTTCGCCATCATCCCCATCATCCCCAACTTCCCGCTCTTCTACGTCCTCTGGCGCGCATGGAGCCACTACaaggcgtggcgcggcgcgacgtacgtcgaggcgctgctcaagggcggcgtgatcaccgaggaggacagcgaggtGCTCGGCAAGATCTACActgccgcggcggaggcgaaGGGTGCCGAGCCAAAGGGTGCCGGTGAGGCGGCCGACACGGTCCCCTACCCCGGCCTCATGGTCACCAAGGCGCAGATCcccgctctcgtcgccgagtTTGAGCTGAGCGAgtccgaggtcgtcgatgtcgCCCGCGCTATTGAGCAGGCCGACCACCgcgccaaggacgccgagaagaagctcaacgacgaggccaaggagaagaagtGA
- the CBP4 gene encoding Assembly factor CBP4 has protein sequence MSGQIMWGKFLAMSALILGGGYALMTATTPTEEELYARLSPDLQRKVDAIRAARENPSKVKEQLQEASDDNKIVWAEDQQTQQQRKK, from the exons ATGTCGGGACAGATCATGTGGGGCAA GTTCCTCGCCATGTCGGCGCTGA tcctcggcggcggctacgCGCTGATGACGG ccaccacgccgacggAAGAAGAGCTCTACGCCCGCCTGTCGCCCGACCTCCagcgcaaggtcgacgctattcgcgcggcgcgggagAACCCCTCTAAAGTGAAGGAGCAGCTGCAG GAAGCaagcgacgacaacaagaTTGTCTGGGCCGAGGACCAGcagacgcagcagcagcgcaagaAGTGA
- the DNF2 gene encoding Phospholipid-transporting ATPase DNF2, producing the protein MAAQQPHDMHDPYAYNQHQQQQAAGPSTHPLDGNHNNGYGYNAYADQQHQQQQQQAPYHTQGYAREYDDEEPEPFDINAIDPALRLRTTKTAHSVIAESIRSEDLLNRKRSRFFSRRRKGDKEKDKGSLFGSKRKGTISGANAPDTSPSIGDGGPLLPPAPGSEFGAPESSRASQSSTAAPAPTIASETPPDHGLSKKKKKPMPRRSIYVNMALPMDQIDHKGEPIVRYARNKVRTSKYTLLTFLPRNLFEQFHRVANIYFLALVILQLFPMFGAAAPQVAMLPLLAIIGMTAIKDAAEDWRRARLDEEVNTSAATKLGNWKNVNQPTDPRSWFARVFNIGPNPNKPSKGVRKLREAEAKAGKQIVMEHQNKEGVEEVTDAPHLQVPGQSYPLKEIPSNDSSLPINLPYRPRSQSFASSAPSMVSHKSAGVIDYARSTPGSAQWERTLWKKLEVGDLVLLRGDEQIPADCIVLASSDADGLAFVETKNLDGETNLKVRKSVKATSGIKSEEDLEHAYFYLDSEPPNANLYSYNGVLHYTPANNGRQGKEQIEAVTINEILLRGCTVRNTKWVIGLVVYTGKDTKIMLNGGDTPSKRSKIEKETNFNVIMNFIILMILCLTSALLHGYYRSLSNTSAQWYEIDAEASNNIYVDSVIIFVSSLIVFQNIVPISLYITIELVKTIQAYFIYQDIEMYYAPLDTPCVPKTWNISDDLGQIEYIFSDKTGTLTQNIMEFKKCSVQGVPFGEGVTEAMIGAAKREGREIISLEEQEEELAEFKESMVSTLKRAVKNRYMREDKLTLIAPDLAKRIADTNDPLRPHIVAFFRALALCHTVLSDKPEPEKKPFVLDYKAESPDEEALVACARDVGFPFVTRNTHKVDIEVLGQPERWVPLRVLEFNSTRKRMSVVVRSPEGKIILYCKGADSVIYERLAKDQDEEIKNATLKDLENFANGGLRTLLIAYREMSEQEFEEWSKEYDAASSAVTDRENKIDDAAALIEHDLYILGATALEDKLQEGVPDAIAQLHKAGIKLWILTGDKPQTAIEIGYSCNLLTNDMDVMIISADNAEATRAQIEAGLNKIASVVGPPPTPKSSKIVTQTMDPSATFAVVIDGNTLRYALQPDIKGLFLELGTQCSAVVCCRVSPAQKAQMVKLVKDGCNAMTLSIGDGANDVAMIQEANIGVGLFGLEGSQAAMSADYAFGQFRFLTRLLLVHGRWSYIRIADMHANFFYKNVIWTVAMFWFLIFSSFEATYLFQYTFVLLYNLIFTSLAVGILGAFDQDTNAAASMAFPQLYKRGIKGLDYTRTRFWMYMLDGLYQSAVIYFIPMLVYWDGTTWSSTGRDTNDLYDMSSAVAAAGVTAANLYVGINLRYWTIIPAIVIPLSIACVYIWIAIWSAWGALDYYGVASVIFPTFNYWAAVIFAVMLAVAPRWLIKSFRQSYMPLDRDIIREAWVAGDLKDQLGIRHRKKRRRRHPGDAEMAAQYSPHYAKSRQQFQPPVVPSTPVPFSPEQPLLSQRGYASPARTESPTGSAQRFPPPPLVIHEAPTQDFPVPAPHGQQARPYSQYSYTSPSVLDGLRSPTYGPGSGEGSPTNSPPYGSPTSSTPYGSIAAGVPPPRPARQPQQPSPLMETMVAGRGAPNHSEAFTLGPVPRERPVPQRSPILQGVNAPDTYTQDRPDQYPPNYPPNTQLYPGVTAARPTSRHQDFSADTDWDADAQRPKSTVDPYTGYAV; encoded by the exons ATGGCCGCTCAGCAGCCCCACGACATGCACGACCCGTACGCCTAcaaccagcaccagcagcaacaggcCGCCGGGCCCAGCACACACCCGCTCGATGGCAACCATAACAACGGCTATGGCTATAATGCGTACGCcgaccagcagcaccaacagcagcagcagcaggcgccgTACCATACCCAGGGGTACGCGCGCGAGtacgatgacgaggagccAGAGCCGTTCGATATCAATGCCATCGACCCAGCACTGCGGCTGAGGACGACCAAGACGGCCCACTCCGTTATCGCAGAGTCTATTCGATCAGAGGATCTGTTGAACCGCAAACGATCGCGCTTCTTCAGCCGGCGGCGAAAgggcgacaaggagaaggacaagggcTCGCTCTTTGGCTCCAAGAGGAAGGGCACAATCAGCGGCGCGAACGCGCCAGATACGTCGCCTTCGATCGGCGATGGCGGGCCTCTACTCCCCCCTGCGCCCGGCAGCGAGTTCGGCGCGCCAGAGTCGAGTCGCGcgtcccagtcgtcgacggcggcgccggcgccgacaatcGCGTCCGAGACACCCCCCGACCATGGCCTgagcaagaagaagaagaagcccaTGCCTCGGCGGAGCATCTACGTCAACATGGCCCTACCGATGGACCAGATTGACCACAAGGGAGAGCCCATTGTCCGCTACGCGCGCAACAAGGTGCGCACCTCAAAGTACACGCTCCTCACGTTCCTCCCGAGAAATCTGTTCGAGCAGTTCCATCGCGTCGCCAACATCTACTTCCTGGCCCTGGTCATTCTCCAGCTGTTTCCAATGTTcggcgcggctgcgccgcAGGTCGCCATGCTGCCTTTGCTGGCTATTATTGGAATGACTGCCATCaaggacgcggccgaggactggcgacgagcgcgtctTGATGAGGAGGTCAACACGTCGGCCGCTACCAAGCTGGGCAACTGGAAGAACGTCAACCAGCCCACAGATCCGCGCAGCTGGTTCGCGAGAGTGTTCAACATTGGACCAA ATCCGAACAAGCCGTCCAAAGGAGTCcgcaagctgcgcgaggccgaggcaaaGGCTGGCAAGCAGATCGTGATGGAGCACCAGAAcaaggagggcgtcgaggaggtcacCGACGCACCGCATCTCCAGGTCCCCGGGCAGTCATACCCGTTAAAGGAGATTCCCTCG AACGATTCGTCGCTCCCGATCAACCTGCCGTACCGCCCCCGATCGCAGTCCTTTGCTTCCTCAGCGCCCAGCATGGTATCGCACAAGAGCGCCGGTGTTATCGACtacgcgcgctcgacgcccggTTCAGCCCAGTGGGAGCGCACGTTGTGGAagaagctcgaggtcggcgaccttgtcctgcttcgcggcgacgagcagatTCCGGCAGATTGCATCGTCCTGGCTTCTTCTGACGCTGACGGTCTTGCGTTCGTCGAGACCAAGAACCTCGATGGCGAGACCAACCTCAAGGTACGCAAGTCGGTCAAGGCGACCTCGGGTATCAAGTCggaggaggacctcgagcacgcctACTTCTACCTCGACTCGGAGCCCCCAAATGCCAACCTGTACTCGTACAACGGTGTCCTCCACTACACGCCGGCCAACAACGGCCGCCAGGGGAAGGAGCAGATTGAGGCTGTTACCATCAACGAGATCCTGCTTCGTGGCTGCACGGTCCGTAACACCAAGTGGGTTATCGGTCTCGTCGTCTACACCGGCAAGGACACCAAGATCATGCTCAACGGAGGCGACACCCCATCCAAGCGCTCAAAGATCGAAAAGGAGACAAACTTCAACGTCATCATGAACTTCATCATCCTCATGATCCTCTGCTTGACGTCGGCTCTCCTTCACGGCTACTACCGTTCTCTGAGCAACACAAGCGCGCAATGGTACgagatcgacgccgaggcttCCAACAACATCTATGTCGACTCGGTCATCATCTTCGTGTCGTCCCTTATCGTCTTCCAAAACATTGTCCCCATTTCGCTGTACATTACGATCGAGCTGGTCAAGACGATCCAGGCGTACTTCATCTACCAGGACATTGAGATGTACTACGCCCCTC TTGACACGCCCTGTGTGCCCAAGACCTGGAACATTTCAGACGACCTTGGCCAGATCGAGTACATCTTCTCCGACAAGACTGGTACCCTGACCCAGAACATTATGGAGTTCAAGAAGTGTTCAGTTCAGGGCGTTCCTttcggcgagggcgtcacCGAAGCCATGATTGGCGCTGCCAAGCGTGAAGGCCGCGAGATTATCTCTCTGGAGGAACAGGAagaggagctcgccgagttcAAGGAGAGCATGGTTTCGACCCTCAAGCGTGCAGTCAAGAACCGGTACATGCGCGAAGACAAGCTCACCCTCATCGCCCCGGACCTCGCCAAGAGAATTGCCGACACCAACGACCCTCTTCGCCCTCACATTGTCGCCTTCTTCCGCGCACTCGCCCTTTGTCACACGGTTCTCTCCGACAAGCCCGAGCCGGAGAAGAAGCCTTTCGTCCTTGACTACAAGGCAGAAAGCCCCGACGAGGAAGCGCTTGTTGCTTGTGCCCGAGACGTCGGGTTCCCCTTCGTTACGCGCAACACGCACAAGGTTGAcatcgaggtcctcggccaGCCTGAACGATGGGTCCCGCTCCGCGTGCTCGAGTTCAACTCGACCCGTAAGCGTATGAGTGTTGTGGTTCGCAGCCCTGAGGGTAAGATCATCCTCTACTGCAAGGGCGCCGACAGTGTTATCTACGAGCGTCTCGCCAAGGaccaggacgaggagatcAAGAACGCCACGCTCAAGGACCTTGAGAACTTTGCCAACGGCGGTCTCCGTACCTTGCTCATTGCCTACCGCGAGATGAGCGAGCAGGAGTTTGAGGAATGGTCCAAGGAATACGAtgccgccagctcggccgtcaCGGACCGCGAGAACAAGAtcgacgacgctgccgccctcATCGAGCACGACCTCTACATTCTCGGTGCCACGGCTTTGGAGGACAAGCTTCAGGAGGGTGTGCCCGACGCCATTGCCCAGCTCCACAAGGCTGGGATCAAGCTCTGGATTCTGACTGGCGACAAGCCCCAGACCGCCATTGAGATTGGCTACTCGTGCAATCTCCTGACCAACGACATGGACGTCATGATCATCTCGGCAGATAACGCAGAGGCCACGCGCGCACAGATCGAGGCCGGACTAAACAAGATTGCCTCGGTTGTCGGTCCACCGCCAACGCCCAAGTCGAGCAAGATTGTCACGCAGACTATGGATCCTAGCGCGACGTTTGCGGTTGTCATCGACGGCAACACGCTGCGCTACGCGCTCCAGCCCGACATCAAGGGTCTCTTCCTGGAACTGGGCACTCAGTGCTCTGCCGTCGTCTGTTGCCGTGTCTCTCCCGCCCAAAAGGCCCAGATGgtcaagctcgtcaaggacggCTGCAACGCCATGACGCTGAGTATTGGCGATGGTGCCAACGACGTCGCCATGATCCAGGAGGCCAACATTGGTGTCGGCCTGTTTGGTCTCGAAGGCTCCCAGGCCGCCATGTCAGCCGACTACGCCTTTGGCCAGTTCCGCTTCCTTACCCGCTTGCTCCTGGTTCACGGCCGCTGGTCCTACATCCGCATTGCAGACATGCACGCAAA CTTCTTCTACAAGAACGTGATCTGGACTGTCGCCATGTTCTGGTTCCTTATCTTCTCGAGCTTTGAAGCAACATACCTGTTCCAGTACACCTTTGTGCTGCTCTACAACCTCATCttcacctcgctcgctgtcGGTATTCTCGGCGCCTTTGACCAGGACACAAAcgcagcggcgtcgatggcATTCCCCCAGCTGTACAAGCGCGGCATCAAGGGCCTCGACTACACTCGCACCCGCTTCTGGATGTACATGCTCGACGGCCTGTACCAGTCGGCTGTCATCTACTTTATCCCGATGCTCGTGTACTGGGATGGCACGACGTGGTCGTCGACTGGCCGCGACACCAACGACCTCTACGACATGTCCTCGGCCGTGGCAGCCGCCGGTGTGACCGCCGCCAACTTGTACGTTGGCATCAATTTACGCTACTGGACGATCATCCCCGCTATTGTCATTCCCTTGTCGATTGCGTGCGTGTACATCTGGATCGCAATCTGGTCGGCCTGGGGCGCGCTCGACTACTACGGCGTCGCGTCCGTCATCTTCCCAACGTTCAACTACTGGGCAGCTGTTATATTTGCCGTCATGctggccgtcgcgccgcggtgGTTGATCAAGTCGTTCCGCCAGTCGTACATGCCTCTCGACCGCGACATTATCCGCGAGGCCTGGGTCGCAGGTGACCTCAAGGACCAGCTCGGTATTCGCCACCGCAAGAAGCGCAGGCGCCGCCACCctggcgacgccgagatggccgcCCAATACTCGCCTCACTACGCGAAGAGCAGGCAGCAGTTCCAGCCTCCTGTTGTCCCGTCCACCCCTGTGCCGTTCAGCCCCGAGCAACCGCTGCTTTCCCAGCGCGGCTACGCTAGCCCTGCGCGGACAGAGTCCCCAacgggctcggcgcagcgcttccctccgcctccgcttGTTATCCACGAGGCGCCGACACAAGACTTCCCTGTGCCGGCACCGCACGGCCAGCAGGCACGACCATACTCCCAATACTCTTACACGAGCCCCTCAGTCTTAGACGGACTGAGGTCACCGACGTACGGGCCTGGGTCGGGCGAGGGCTCGCCGACCAACAGCCCGCCGTACGGCagcccgacgtcgtcgacccctTACGGCTCCATCGCCGCGggtgtgccgccgcctcggcctgcacgccagccgcagcagccctCGCCGCTGATGGAGACGATGGTGGCTGGGCGCGGTGCGCCCAACCACTCGGAAGCGTTCACCCTGGGCCCGGTACCGCGCGAGAGACCAGTGCCGCAGCGTTCGCCCATCCTACAGGGCGTGAACGCGCCAGACACATATACCCAGGACCGCCCAGACCAGTACCCGCCAAACTATCCCCCCAACACGCAGCTATACCCCGGCGTgaccgccgcgcggcccACGTCGCGGCATCAGGACTTTAGCGCTGATACGGACTGGGACGCTGATGCCCAACGACCAAAGTCGACTGTAGACCCGTACACAGGATACGCGGTGTAG